Proteins from one Pyrobaculum neutrophilum V24Sta genomic window:
- the nrfD gene encoding NrfD/PsrC family molybdoenzyme membrane anchor subunit — translation MKPSALLLGMLVIGVILTAIGIWGWFMRYNNMYAGYLWSFMVITYAFFAASATGSSLVTAMHTVFGYNGGFKKVARYLIAISLITALPAFPTIIGDLLNPSAFMYMFTSVNPESRMAWMGILYVIYSLILLIELILEMRHKMGVGIGIFALAVQLLTLMNLGAIFGSSYGVPAWYGVFSPVLFVAAAFLLGFAFQIVGVSIAEKVYYGNVRADVKDLLFRVHAKGIVTVLLVFLFLLFWYFAVGWFSPPVYVAQQEMFNYSLWTIVLGGLVSLALASAALAKRSLGTLVFTSLVLIVVVFTSLIYYVLYGQIGQAIWLYDFKAPPDVLKMTVEEFFSQYDWMPALMSPGLWLLLYPLAVKLLALKEDERPRRLFILR, via the coding sequence ATGAAGCCGTCGGCACTTCTACTTGGGATGTTAGTTATTGGCGTTATTCTTACCGCCATTGGGATATGGGGGTGGTTCATGAGGTACAATAACATGTACGCTGGATATCTATGGTCATTTATGGTTATTACATACGCCTTTTTCGCAGCCTCTGCCACAGGCAGTAGCTTAGTAACCGCCATGCATACGGTGTTTGGCTACAATGGCGGATTTAAGAAAGTAGCGAGGTATCTCATAGCTATATCTCTTATCACAGCGTTACCCGCGTTCCCCACTATCATAGGCGATTTGTTAAATCCAAGCGCATTTATGTATATGTTCACCAGCGTCAACCCCGAGTCGCGTATGGCTTGGATGGGTATACTGTACGTAATCTACTCCCTAATTCTGCTTATCGAGTTGATACTTGAGATGAGACATAAAATGGGCGTTGGAATAGGCATATTTGCTCTGGCAGTGCAACTTCTCACGCTTATGAACCTAGGCGCTATATTTGGCTCGTCATATGGCGTCCCGGCGTGGTATGGCGTCTTTTCGCCTGTCTTATTTGTAGCGGCGGCGTTTTTGTTAGGGTTTGCATTTCAGATAGTCGGCGTGTCTATTGCCGAAAAGGTGTATTACGGAAACGTACGGGCTGATGTCAAAGACTTGCTATTTAGAGTGCATGCAAAGGGCATAGTCACCGTGTTGTTAGTATTTCTATTCCTGCTGTTTTGGTATTTTGCAGTAGGTTGGTTCTCACCGCCTGTATATGTAGCACAACAAGAGATGTTTAACTATTCTTTGTGGACGATCGTCTTGGGAGGTCTCGTCTCGCTGGCGTTAGCATCTGCGGCATTGGCCAAGAGAAGCTTAGGCACGTTAGTATTTACATCGTTAGTTCTTATAGTCGTGGTATTTACAAGCCTTATTTACTACGTGCTCTATGGCCAAATAGGCCAGGCCATATGGCTTTACGACTTTAAAGCACCTCCAGACGTTTTAAAAATGACTGTAGAGGAGTTCTTTAGTCAATATGACTGGATGCCTGCGTTAATGTCGCCTGGACTTTGGCTTCTGCTGTACCCACTTGCCGTAAAGCTTCTAGCATTAAAAGAAGACGAGAGACCCCGTCGGCTTTTCATACTTAGGTAA
- a CDS encoding methyltransferase domain-containing protein: protein MEVFRSRAVDYDRWYAAHPALYRSELDAVSRFDCRGGVEVGVGTGRFAAPLGVRVGVDPVREMLKLAPGALELVEAVGEALPLRDKSLPCALLVVTLCFVDNPRAVLREAARVAERVVACIVPRESPWGRLYVEMGAAGHPFYSRARFYTLGEVVEMAGGLRPARVVATLLRPPGGPETEEEAREVSLAEAERAGFACVEFRP from the coding sequence GTGGAGGTTTTTAGGTCTAGGGCGGTGGACTACGATAGGTGGTACGCGGCGCATCCTGCGCTGTATAGGTCGGAGCTAGACGCCGTGTCTAGGTTCGACTGCCGCGGGGGCGTGGAGGTGGGCGTCGGGACGGGGAGGTTCGCCGCGCCGCTTGGGGTGAGAGTGGGCGTGGACCCCGTGAGGGAGATGCTCAAGCTGGCGCCCGGGGCGCTGGAGCTGGTGGAGGCGGTGGGGGAGGCCCTCCCGCTGAGGGATAAATCCCTCCCATGCGCCCTCCTGGTGGTTACCCTCTGTTTTGTGGACAACCCGAGGGCGGTTTTGCGCGAGGCCGCGAGGGTGGCCGAGAGGGTGGTGGCGTGTATAGTGCCGAGGGAGTCGCCCTGGGGCAGGCTGTATGTGGAGATGGGCGCGGCGGGCCACCCCTTCTACTCCAGGGCGAGGTTCTACACCCTTGGGGAGGTGGTGGAGATGGCCGGGGGGCTGAGGCCGGCGCGCGTGGTGGCCACGTTGCTGAGACCCCCGGGTGGGCCCGAGACGGAGGAGGAGGCGCGGGAGGTCTCCCTGGCGGAGGCGGAGCGGGCGGGGTTCGCCTGTGTGGAGTTTAGGCCGTGA
- a CDS encoding molybdopterin-dependent oxidoreductase has product MEVSRRDVLKAGATIGLIGGVSGVLLKAVAEQTKAEAASAVTSVPSICGMCMAQCAIYIDVVDGKPVRIRPNTNAPTSAKGICARGVSGTFNAWLNPDAVKKPMARKALVDWAQGKISWEEAKRQLVTNRGRYDDMVEVDWKTAIDIIAKKLKELADNNERHAFTFLFGAWGPVASMRAGVPLMRFADTYGGGMITFDNPYCTYPRYLGHWLTWGHGHQAHVACIDYGEAEAVLVVRRNVIGAGVVTETWRFMEAVKRGARLVVLSPVFDETASYADVWLPVKPGTDLAVLLAFIKYVLDNGYYMAEYLRRFTNAPFLIKPDGLPLLASEVDWGKYGVKEPAFAYVVWDEAAGGPAPDNAAQRAALFGEYEVALKDGSPVRAKTALQILREWVKANLSALAEKHGVKDYMEAAAREADVDVNDLRRAAEIVAKYRAVSPIGWHDPRYSNTPQTWRAVGVLMALLGRIQQPGGLFLLTHLIMPYADVYTKVMKYTKKDIPYKTIRGLTFGEYVPANLRGIYVIPIAPPLPGPSDRGAPPVKSLTEVWGEEAEKKGYLYPYDTVQALYESVVHGKPFKIKVVFITGSNPIPRIGNSRLVEEIFRNLELVIVHDIQFNDTTAFADVILPDLPYLERLDLALPGPFSPFPAISVRFPWYYEEYKKKLAAGGKPGELDKAFRSRNGRTALEVLVMIARRLSELGIKPRDRTEWSQNMPVGMITEEGILPIPNLERFINAQLRRVRIVDEAGNVRAPTVEDIYKMGGYMVLVPTGRVEAVKDELWSNALGRDVVVRVHVYRPVKYSVDLEEWLWRTIYYNSPMARGEVPLPTPSGRVEIYSINLAYDVRRVFGKPATSIDPSDLEGKKSGVDPLFSPVPLYAGMARPDYMWATGPATEDVEINGLVPPEPPKRLLLVYRHGPYTHTHSNTQNNLLLDTLTSSELLSAWIHPDTAAALGVKDGDWIEVKPAAPKVAKQLESVGVKEAPTARFRVRVTPMVRRDIIAIYHYWLVPRGRLRVKAWKLADVRAGYSDDNYLGPMLAGKLGTPGAMGNTVVEVSKVGGL; this is encoded by the coding sequence ATGGAAGTCTCTAGAAGAGATGTTTTGAAAGCGGGAGCCACCATTGGCTTGATCGGCGGCGTATCCGGCGTTCTGCTGAAGGCTGTGGCTGAACAGACTAAGGCCGAGGCGGCCTCTGCGGTAACGTCGGTGCCCTCCATCTGCGGGATGTGTATGGCCCAGTGCGCGATCTATATCGACGTCGTAGACGGCAAGCCGGTGCGGATTAGGCCAAATACAAACGCGCCGACGAGCGCCAAGGGCATATGCGCCCGCGGCGTCTCCGGCACCTTCAACGCCTGGCTTAACCCAGACGCGGTGAAGAAGCCCATGGCCAGGAAGGCCCTCGTGGACTGGGCCCAGGGGAAGATAAGCTGGGAGGAGGCCAAGAGACAGCTTGTAACAAACCGCGGCAGATACGACGACATGGTCGAGGTGGATTGGAAAACCGCCATAGACATAATCGCCAAGAAGCTCAAGGAGCTGGCCGACAACAACGAGCGCCACGCCTTCACGTTCCTCTTCGGCGCCTGGGGGCCCGTCGCCAGCATGAGGGCGGGCGTGCCGCTCATGAGGTTCGCAGATACATACGGCGGGGGCATGATAACCTTCGACAACCCCTACTGCACCTACCCGAGATACCTAGGCCACTGGCTCACCTGGGGCCACGGGCACCAAGCCCACGTCGCTTGTATAGACTACGGCGAGGCCGAGGCTGTGCTTGTGGTGAGGAGAAACGTCATCGGCGCTGGGGTTGTCACTGAGACGTGGCGCTTTATGGAGGCCGTGAAACGCGGGGCGAGGCTGGTGGTCCTAAGCCCGGTGTTTGACGAAACCGCCTCCTACGCCGACGTGTGGCTCCCGGTGAAGCCGGGGACAGACCTCGCGGTGCTTCTGGCCTTCATAAAGTACGTGCTTGACAACGGCTACTACATGGCCGAGTATCTGAGGCGGTTTACCAACGCCCCCTTCCTCATAAAGCCGGACGGCCTCCCCCTGCTGGCCTCTGAGGTAGACTGGGGTAAATACGGCGTGAAAGAGCCGGCTTTCGCCTACGTCGTGTGGGACGAAGCCGCCGGCGGGCCGGCCCCCGACAACGCGGCGCAGAGGGCGGCTCTCTTCGGCGAGTACGAGGTGGCGCTTAAAGACGGGAGCCCGGTCAGGGCGAAGACCGCGTTGCAGATACTCAGGGAGTGGGTAAAGGCGAACCTCTCGGCGCTGGCGGAGAAACACGGCGTGAAGGACTACATGGAGGCCGCCGCCAGAGAGGCCGACGTCGACGTAAACGACCTCAGAAGGGCGGCGGAGATCGTGGCTAAATACAGGGCTGTGTCTCCCATCGGCTGGCACGACCCAAGATACAGCAATACTCCACAGACGTGGAGAGCAGTCGGAGTGTTGATGGCACTCCTCGGGAGAATACAGCAGCCGGGCGGCCTCTTCCTACTCACACACCTCATAATGCCCTACGCAGACGTGTATACGAAAGTAATGAAATATACAAAGAAGGACATCCCCTACAAGACCATCCGCGGCTTGACCTTCGGCGAGTACGTCCCCGCGAACCTCCGCGGCATATATGTCATCCCCATAGCGCCCCCCCTCCCCGGCCCCAGCGATAGAGGCGCGCCGCCGGTCAAGTCGTTAACTGAGGTCTGGGGCGAGGAGGCGGAGAAGAAGGGCTACCTCTACCCCTACGACACAGTGCAGGCGCTTTACGAGAGCGTGGTTCACGGCAAGCCGTTTAAGATCAAGGTGGTGTTCATCACCGGCTCCAACCCCATTCCGCGGATTGGAAACAGCAGACTTGTGGAGGAGATCTTTAGAAACTTGGAGCTCGTAATCGTCCACGACATCCAGTTCAACGACACAACGGCCTTCGCCGACGTAATACTGCCGGATCTGCCCTATCTCGAGCGGCTTGATCTGGCGCTTCCCGGGCCCTTCTCGCCGTTTCCAGCCATATCTGTCAGATTCCCCTGGTACTACGAGGAGTACAAGAAGAAGCTGGCGGCCGGCGGGAAGCCGGGCGAGTTAGACAAGGCGTTTAGGTCTAGAAATGGGCGGACGGCCTTAGAGGTGTTGGTCATGATCGCCCGGAGACTTTCGGAGCTGGGCATCAAACCCCGCGACAGAACTGAGTGGTCTCAGAACATGCCCGTGGGGATGATCACCGAAGAGGGCATACTCCCCATACCCAACCTGGAGAGGTTCATCAACGCGCAACTCCGTAGAGTTCGTATCGTGGACGAGGCGGGGAACGTGAGGGCGCCCACGGTGGAGGACATCTACAAGATGGGTGGCTACATGGTGTTGGTGCCCACGGGCCGCGTTGAAGCTGTGAAAGACGAGCTCTGGAGCAATGCGCTGGGGAGAGACGTGGTGGTGAGGGTACACGTCTACAGGCCTGTGAAATACAGCGTTGACCTCGAGGAGTGGCTCTGGAGGACTATCTACTACAACTCGCCGATGGCGAGGGGGGAGGTGCCGTTGCCGACGCCCAGCGGCAGGGTGGAGATATACAGCATAAACCTGGCCTACGACGTGAGGAGGGTCTTCGGCAAGCCCGCCACTTCGATCGACCCCTCCGACCTAGAGGGTAAGAAGAGCGGCGTGGATCCGCTGTTTTCGCCAGTGCCGCTCTACGCGGGTATGGCTAGGCCGGACTACATGTGGGCAACCGGCCCGGCGACGGAGGACGTGGAGATAAACGGGCTGGTCCCGCCGGAGCCGCCCAAGAGACTGCTGCTCGTATACCGCCACGGGCCCTACACCCACACCCACAGCAATACTCAGAACAACCTCCTGCTTGACACACTAACCTCCAGTGAGCTGTTGTCCGCCTGGATACATCCAGACACCGCGGCGGCCCTCGGCGTAAAAGACGGCGATTGGATAGAGGTGAAGCCCGCGGCGCCCAAAGTGGCAAAACAGCTGGAGTCGGTAGGCGTAAAGGAGGCGCCCACGGCCCGGTTTAGGGTGAGAGTTACGCCTATGGTGAGGCGGGACATCATCGCCATCTACCACTACTGGCTTGTGCCAAGGGGTAGGCTAAGGGTCAAGGCATGGAAGCTGGCCGACGTTAGGGCTGGCTACAGCGACGACAACTACCTAGGCCCGATGTTGGCCGGGAAGCTCGGCACGCCTGGCGCCATGGGTAACACCGTTGTGGAAGTGAGCAAGGTGGGCGGGCTATGA
- a CDS encoding anthranilate synthase component I family protein codes for MGARAYFEYGGRRVYVEGRAVYSLEEAAAEARRGRAVVGVFAFDAVSPWDDGFRPPPRPGWPTYLFVVGEEGEPPAWGGDYGARLVYEEPRDLFERRVAEAKRALEAGEVFQLVVARFRRYRFAGSPEALFNAVRKTVGGKYYYFVEVDGLFLVGASPETLVSCWGGRAVSGPIGGTRPRGRTPEEDAALEAELRESVKDKAEHIMLVDSVRNDLGRVCRWGTVSVSSMLAVEKYSHYQHLVSYVECQLDKFYRPVDAVRALNPTTTVSGVPKPRALELLSQLEEPRGPFAGSVGVIARDGVEFAVVIRSVYGIDGDLYLWAGAGIVTDSKPHAEWEETEVKMAPLAKLLT; via the coding sequence GTGGGTGCCCGGGCCTACTTCGAATACGGGGGCAGACGCGTATACGTGGAGGGGCGGGCCGTCTACAGCCTAGAGGAGGCCGCCGCGGAGGCCCGGCGCGGCAGGGCGGTGGTGGGGGTCTTCGCCTTCGACGCCGTCTCCCCCTGGGACGACGGGTTTAGGCCTCCCCCCAGGCCGGGCTGGCCGACGTACCTATTCGTGGTTGGGGAGGAGGGGGAGCCGCCCGCTTGGGGCGGAGACTACGGCGCGAGGCTTGTCTACGAGGAGCCGAGGGACCTCTTCGAGCGGAGGGTCGCGGAGGCCAAGAGGGCGCTGGAGGCGGGGGAGGTCTTCCAGCTAGTCGTGGCGAGGTTTAGGCGGTACAGATTCGCCGGCTCCCCCGAGGCGTTGTTTAACGCCGTGAGGAAGACAGTCGGCGGCAAGTACTACTACTTCGTCGAGGTGGACGGCCTCTTCCTCGTGGGGGCCTCCCCCGAGACTCTTGTCTCCTGCTGGGGCGGGAGGGCTGTGTCTGGGCCGATAGGCGGCACGAGGCCGCGGGGGAGGACCCCGGAGGAGGACGCGGCGCTGGAGGCGGAGTTGCGGGAGAGCGTGAAAGACAAGGCGGAGCACATAATGCTGGTGGACTCGGTGAGAAACGACCTAGGCAGAGTCTGCAGATGGGGGACGGTGTCCGTCTCGTCCATGCTCGCGGTGGAGAAGTACAGCCACTACCAACACCTCGTCTCCTACGTCGAGTGCCAGCTGGACAAGTTCTACCGGCCGGTAGACGCGGTACGCGCCCTCAACCCCACCACCACAGTATCAGGCGTGCCAAAGCCAAGAGCGCTGGAGTTGCTCTCCCAGCTGGAGGAGCCCCGGGGACCCTTCGCCGGAAGCGTAGGCGTCATCGCCAGAGATGGGGTGGAGTTCGCCGTGGTTATTAGGAGCGTATACGGGATAGACGGCGACCTCTACCTCTGGGCTGGGGCCGGCATTGTAACAGACTCCAAGCCCCACGCCGAGTGGGAGGAGACCGAGGTAAAAATGGCGCCTCTCGCAAAACTGTTAACCTGA
- a CDS encoding 4Fe-4S binding protein, producing the protein MSDKPSIVIVEGREDLSRRLSRAPLYFAYRGPHGEWFRTVAEKHLDTDWSSLPPAEVKAAARRELITGGFIRLRDTVVVDQAKCIWCGMCAKSCPATAFEYVERRSIRVMYDRCVDCGLCNALCPVEAVKMPSLPDGFLAELIKTAPGPLKFICDYAFQDGDEEGVRVKCIAAIPKQYLYIAAAKYGEARAHCSRGERCPLWPAVERWGAGLAREGRDFVVRAEKAPLQPGDRWQTRMLAAALGMPVGRVEVAEGCTLCGACVNVCPTDALSIKGFELRLTPALCIACGVCAEKCPERVVRVAEAREDKPYESRAIFRDSPAKCSSCGKPLPYTETMARKLAERLKERGLPHEHIYLCEECRLSSSPV; encoded by the coding sequence ATGAGCGATAAGCCCTCTATCGTCATTGTCGAGGGGAGAGAGGATCTCTCTAGGCGTCTCTCCCGGGCGCCGCTGTATTTTGCGTACCGCGGGCCCCATGGGGAGTGGTTTAGAACCGTAGCCGAGAAACACCTAGACACAGACTGGTCCTCTCTACCGCCGGCCGAAGTTAAGGCGGCGGCCAGGAGGGAGTTGATCACGGGGGGCTTCATAAGGCTGAGGGACACGGTGGTGGTAGACCAAGCCAAGTGTATCTGGTGCGGCATGTGTGCCAAATCTTGCCCAGCTACTGCTTTTGAATATGTTGAGAGGAGATCTATTAGGGTGATGTACGACCGGTGTGTAGACTGCGGCCTATGCAACGCCCTGTGCCCAGTGGAGGCTGTGAAGATGCCGTCTCTACCTGACGGCTTTCTCGCCGAGCTTATAAAGACGGCTCCAGGGCCGTTGAAATTTATCTGTGACTATGCCTTCCAAGATGGCGACGAAGAGGGGGTGAGGGTCAAGTGTATCGCAGCCATACCTAAGCAATATCTCTATATTGCGGCGGCGAAATATGGCGAAGCCAGAGCCCACTGCTCCCGCGGCGAGAGGTGCCCCCTGTGGCCGGCCGTGGAGAGGTGGGGCGCGGGGCTCGCCCGCGAGGGCAGAGACTTCGTGGTAAGGGCCGAGAAGGCTCCTCTACAGCCCGGAGATAGGTGGCAGACGAGGATGCTCGCCGCGGCTCTGGGGATGCCCGTCGGCAGGGTGGAGGTGGCGGAGGGGTGCACCCTCTGCGGGGCCTGCGTCAACGTCTGTCCCACAGACGCCCTCTCCATAAAGGGCTTCGAGCTCCGCCTCACGCCGGCGTTGTGCATTGCATGCGGGGTTTGCGCAGAGAAGTGCCCAGAGAGGGTTGTGAGGGTGGCGGAGGCCCGGGAGGACAAGCCCTACGAGTCTAGGGCCATCTTCCGCGACAGCCCCGCTAAGTGCTCCTCATGTGGGAAACCTCTGCCGTACACGGAGACTATGGCGCGGAAGTTGGCCGAGAGGCTAAAAGAGAGGGGGCTCCCCCACGAGCATATATACCTCTGCGAGGAGTGCCGCCTCAGCTCTTCGCCCGTTTAG
- the yjjX gene encoding inosine/xanthosine triphosphatase, with product MKVAVASRNPNKVRAVEEAYRLFGIPARVSSVDKPPSLPPQPVGLEAVVAGAVERAKAALAAAGEAEHGVGIEAGALEAGGRHLDVTVAAVADRGGLVTLGFGPAFQIPDVFLGDVLRGVELGVLAERHFGKAAVGYREGIIGLLTRGRVTRLDLNVVAVAMALVPRLPANAQLYRFWKTAP from the coding sequence GTGAAGGTGGCCGTCGCCTCTAGGAACCCCAACAAGGTGAGGGCCGTGGAAGAGGCGTATAGGCTCTTCGGCATCCCGGCGCGCGTCTCCTCGGTGGATAAGCCGCCCTCTCTCCCCCCGCAGCCGGTCGGCCTTGAGGCTGTGGTGGCGGGGGCCGTGGAGAGGGCTAAGGCGGCGCTCGCCGCGGCGGGGGAGGCGGAACACGGCGTTGGGATAGAGGCGGGGGCGTTGGAGGCCGGAGGGCGCCACCTCGACGTGACGGTGGCGGCGGTGGCGGACAGAGGCGGCTTGGTGACGTTGGGCTTCGGCCCGGCCTTCCAGATCCCGGACGTCTTTCTGGGCGACGTGTTGAGGGGGGTGGAGCTGGGGGTTCTGGCGGAGAGGCACTTCGGGAAGGCGGCCGTCGGATACAGGGAGGGGATAATAGGCTTGCTCACCAGGGGGAGGGTGACCCGCCTCGACCTCAACGTGGTGGCTGTGGCTATGGCGCTGGTGCCCAGGCTGCCGGCCAACGCCCAGCTCTACCGCTTTTGGAAAACGGCGCCGTAG
- a CDS encoding class I SAM-dependent methyltransferase, producing MYVDFSSVWRHFKEYIHASGGIFELKKALDWSVWYAAKWWREVKEGADLKKPFAKALYISLLRRGIIDERGEFRKEVGEPEMPRGLYAREWVEMHMRFDELGAARVARDEVDRNALELLYSDIQVQGWHRIMVKAFLKAVGVTDGQAVLEPYSREGHLAAFYHEDYRPASYLGYDPSAALLEMAKAVAPSAAFAAASSACELSGRYNAVLLIEKLQWMPDPLRELDCISRLLEPGGRLYVAQPVAESMPGYLAILTAVGAHHVFTWRETEAMLASRFKLERRLIRAMPFYGAVFQKR from the coding sequence ATGTACGTAGACTTCTCCTCGGTCTGGAGACACTTTAAGGAGTACATACACGCGTCTGGCGGCATCTTTGAGCTCAAGAAAGCTCTTGACTGGAGCGTCTGGTATGCGGCTAAGTGGTGGCGGGAGGTGAAGGAGGGCGCAGATCTAAAAAAGCCCTTTGCCAAAGCCCTCTACATATCGCTTCTCAGGAGGGGGATAATAGACGAGAGAGGCGAATTCAGGAAGGAGGTTGGGGAGCCCGAGATGCCGAGGGGACTATACGCGAGGGAGTGGGTGGAGATGCACATGAGGTTCGACGAGCTGGGCGCCGCCAGGGTGGCGCGGGACGAGGTGGATAGAAACGCGCTGGAGCTCCTCTACAGCGATATACAAGTACAGGGCTGGCACAGGATAATGGTGAAGGCCTTCCTAAAGGCGGTGGGTGTCACCGACGGGCAAGCCGTGCTTGAGCCCTACTCTAGGGAGGGCCACCTCGCCGCCTTCTACCACGAGGACTACAGGCCCGCCTCCTACCTCGGCTACGACCCCAGCGCCGCCCTTCTCGAGATGGCCAAGGCGGTGGCCCCCTCCGCCGCCTTCGCCGCGGCGTCTAGCGCCTGCGAGCTCTCAGGCCGCTACAACGCCGTGTTGCTCATAGAGAAGCTCCAGTGGATGCCGGACCCACTCCGCGAGCTCGACTGCATCTCGCGGCTTCTGGAGCCGGGGGGTAGGCTCTACGTCGCCCAGCCTGTGGCCGAGTCTATGCCGGGCTACCTCGCCATCCTCACGGCGGTGGGAGCACACCACGTCTTCACGTGGAGGGAGACGGAGGCCATGCTGGCGTCTAGGTTCAAGCTGGAGAGGCGCCTCATCAGAGCTATGCCCTTCTACGGCGCCGTTTTCCAAAAGCGGTAG
- a CDS encoding DUF973 family protein, translated as MDPRILEIDGVSQLKTGFLYLLISVVVALVGVAAGLLSFFASLSFYPAAGLGSLVGAVAVFVAALVAAVAISLYALFSKIRGGMRILSQVDGGFKICYTGTTLMIVGLLVVVLGLVVGLAAIAAGWASLHMAGPPFGMLSGLITIFIVALIGGVIYFVGEILTFIIGAFKLNGRYNNSLYMVAGILYIIDIALIIAGISGILTLVGHILMYIALRDTLDKLRSPTPS; from the coding sequence ATGGACCCGAGAATTTTGGAGATAGACGGCGTAAGCCAGCTGAAGACGGGCTTTCTGTACCTCCTGATATCGGTCGTCGTGGCGCTGGTCGGCGTGGCGGCCGGCTTGCTGTCGTTTTTTGCCTCCCTGAGCTTTTACCCGGCGGCCGGCTTAGGCTCTCTTGTAGGCGCCGTCGCCGTTTTCGTAGCCGCGCTTGTGGCCGCGGTGGCTATCTCACTATATGCGCTGTTTTCGAAAATAAGGGGTGGGATGCGGATTCTCTCGCAGGTAGACGGCGGATTTAAGATCTGCTACACCGGCACCACCCTCATGATCGTCGGCCTTCTCGTCGTTGTGTTGGGCTTGGTCGTTGGACTGGCGGCGATAGCGGCTGGTTGGGCGTCGCTTCATATGGCGGGGCCGCCGTTTGGGATGCTCTCCGGCTTAATAACCATCTTCATAGTTGCCCTCATAGGCGGGGTGATATACTTCGTAGGCGAGATACTGACCTTCATAATAGGCGCCTTCAAGTTAAACGGCCGCTACAACAACTCGCTCTACATGGTCGCAGGTATCCTCTACATCATCGACATAGCGCTGATAATAGCCGGCATATCCGGCATACTTACGCTGGTGGGCCACATACTGATGTATATAGCCCTCAGAGACACCCTAGACAAGCTCAGGTCGCCGACCCCCAGCTAA
- the nrfD gene encoding NrfD/PsrC family molybdoenzyme membrane anchor subunit, with protein sequence MALLKPPTAGMLVLPLLNPHANLSSWMAWGATGISMLLLLSLLFTLPLIKPPDRIAVWGRSRVVMNLLGLSMSLAGAFVAIYTGLAVAYERGIPFWHSAAVPLLALFLGVAAGSGVYGLLGKREAAPWIAAGSGLAALTYLAHLHLSSIGPEAAAYSAQGAMSDPAALGGIALALAAALALGGRKPGVVAPACWRWLRPSSSGRLYCSGELGTSLKCTRMYIFHRDIYKEQLFTEHAKKAVGVGRR encoded by the coding sequence TTGGCGCTGTTGAAGCCTCCCACGGCCGGCATGTTGGTGTTGCCGTTGCTGAACCCGCACGCCAACTTGTCCAGCTGGATGGCGTGGGGAGCCACCGGCATATCTATGCTACTGTTGCTCTCGCTGCTGTTCACGCTCCCGCTGATAAAGCCGCCGGATAGAATCGCCGTGTGGGGGAGGAGCCGCGTCGTCATGAACCTACTGGGGCTGTCGATGTCGCTGGCGGGGGCCTTCGTCGCCATATACACGGGGCTGGCGGTGGCATACGAGAGAGGCATACCGTTTTGGCACAGCGCCGCGGTGCCGTTGCTGGCGCTGTTCCTCGGGGTCGCCGCGGGAAGCGGAGTCTACGGGCTACTAGGCAAGAGGGAGGCCGCCCCGTGGATAGCCGCTGGGAGCGGGCTGGCGGCGTTGACGTATCTAGCGCACCTACACCTCTCATCCATAGGCCCCGAGGCCGCGGCATACAGCGCCCAGGGCGCCATGTCCGACCCCGCGGCGTTGGGTGGAATCGCGCTCGCTCTAGCGGCGGCGTTGGCGCTCGGCGGGAGAAAGCCGGGCGTGGTTGCGCCGGCGTGTTGGCGGTGGTTGCGGCCTTCCTCATCAGGGCGTCTCTACTGCTCTGGGGAGCTTGGGACTTCCCTTAAGTGTACAAGAATGTACATTTTTCATAGAGATATTTATAAAGAACAGTTATTTACCGAACATGCCAAAAAAGCTGTTGGTGTTGGGAGGAGGTAG
- a CDS encoding 4Fe-4S dicluster domain-containing protein has translation MRPVFVIDINKCVGCMACVAACSVENGVLFIAAKDPSKYLPIHSKTRTVVVWKEEEKEKPARRFVPYLCNHCEKTPCLEVCPTQATYKTKEGIVLIDKDKCIGCRYCIMACPYGMRYTPPAMETEELMHLDFMKDAEAGVNYGGVMFQPPVSNKWAVKIRTVDKCTFCYHRKTSDDKLWTPACVEVCPTKARSFGDLDNPNDPVADLVRRGIAKPIAPSKGTGGLVYYVGEV, from the coding sequence ATGAGGCCGGTATTTGTTATAGACATAAATAAATGCGTCGGCTGTATGGCATGTGTTGCCGCGTGTAGCGTTGAAAATGGTGTATTGTTTATAGCAGCTAAGGATCCGTCAAAATATCTGCCAATACACTCAAAGACTAGAACCGTGGTGGTTTGGAAAGAAGAGGAGAAGGAAAAACCGGCACGGCGGTTTGTGCCATATCTCTGTAATCACTGTGAAAAGACGCCATGTTTAGAGGTGTGCCCCACTCAAGCTACCTATAAGACTAAAGAGGGGATAGTGTTAATAGATAAAGATAAATGTATTGGATGTAGGTATTGTATAATGGCGTGTCCCTATGGCATGAGGTATACCCCACCTGCAATGGAGACTGAGGAGCTTATGCATCTAGACTTTATGAAAGATGCAGAAGCTGGAGTGAATTACGGCGGAGTTATGTTCCAACCACCTGTCTCTAACAAGTGGGCTGTAAAAATCCGCACTGTAGACAAATGTACTTTCTGTTACCACCGTAAGACATCTGACGACAAATTATGGACGCCTGCTTGTGTAGAAGTATGTCCCACCAAGGCTAGATCCTTTGGCGATTTAGACAACCCCAACGATCCAGTTGCAGATTTAGTTAGAAGAGGTATTGCAAAACCAATAGCGCCGAGCAAAGGTACAGGAGGACTAGTCTACTACGTGGGAGAGGTATGA